Within the Gemmatimonadetes bacterium SCN 70-22 genome, the region CCGCTTGCGGCGCAGCTCCTTGAGGATCCCGGACTTCAGGACCTTCTTCTTGAAGGCCTTGAGGGCCCACTCCAACCGATCGCCTTCGTCGAGCTTGACTTCAATCATGGATGGTTACTCGATGGACACGCCGCACGAGTGGCGACAAGGGATTCGCGTCTTTCGACCCGAAGGGGGCCCCGGGGGGTCCCGGTTGGCGGGGCGCTCCCGATCATGGGGCGCCCCGCCTGAGGCGCCGCGGCCAAGCCACGGCGCCCCGTCGGCTGGTTAGCCGATCTTGACGACGTTCTCGGCCGCGGGGCCCTTCTGGCCCTGCACGACCTCGAACTCCACGCGCTCGCCCTCGGCCAGGGACTTGAA harbors:
- a CDS encoding 30S ribosomal protein S21 codes for the protein MIEVKLDEGDRLEWALKAFKKKVLKSGILKELRRKRHYVKPSEARQLKSAAARRRARQKPRPSE